The following proteins come from a genomic window of Winogradskyella sp. PC-19:
- a CDS encoding M28 family peptidase: protein MKKVYTSFFSLVFTCFFANAQFVEDVINAIRLDSLERKISDLSGETSSSINGANTTITTRVSSNNDLAAEYIKDHFEALGNISINDQAYNGGSFGTGRNIIATQTGTTNPNDVYLICAHYDSVAAFCADDNATGTSAVLEIARILSTYETENTIVYALWDQEENGLRGSNFYAEEASNVANGGANRVNIVGVVNMDMMGYDGDPVGSAGDNQFDIDLNFSTSSTAIKDDLLALVTTYNFDLNPIVVQPGTPASDHKPFWDEGYGAVLVGESWETVDQTPFYHTSSDKLATLDLPYYHEMVKLVASYTATKANIIKVLSSEELLNRKFSIYPNPVDSILNIETAISETLSLEFYDINGKVIKRQSINKDNSQVNISEFTKGIYFVNIISSLGETTFKFVKE from the coding sequence ATGAAAAAGGTTTACACATCGTTTTTCTCACTAGTATTTACGTGTTTTTTTGCTAATGCACAATTTGTAGAAGATGTTATTAATGCTATTCGCTTAGACAGTCTAGAAAGAAAAATCTCTGACTTATCAGGAGAAACTTCGTCATCAATTAATGGTGCTAATACTACAATAACAACTAGAGTTTCTTCTAATAATGATTTGGCTGCAGAATATATTAAAGATCATTTTGAAGCACTGGGTAACATATCTATTAATGATCAGGCCTACAATGGAGGTTCTTTTGGTACAGGAAGAAATATTATAGCAACACAAACCGGTACTACAAATCCAAATGATGTTTATCTCATTTGCGCACATTATGATTCTGTAGCTGCTTTTTGTGCTGATGATAATGCTACTGGGACTTCTGCTGTACTAGAAATTGCGCGCATTTTATCGACATACGAAACTGAAAATACCATAGTCTATGCATTGTGGGACCAAGAAGAAAATGGGTTAAGAGGTTCTAATTTTTATGCAGAAGAAGCTTCTAATGTTGCTAATGGTGGTGCCAATAGAGTTAATATTGTTGGTGTTGTAAACATGGATATGATGGGTTATGACGGAGATCCAGTAGGCTCTGCAGGTGACAATCAGTTTGATATTGATTTGAATTTTTCAACTTCATCGACTGCTATTAAAGACGATTTACTAGCTCTTGTAACTACTTATAATTTTGATTTAAATCCTATTGTTGTTCAACCAGGCACACCAGCTAGTGATCACAAACCTTTTTGGGATGAAGGCTATGGTGCTGTGTTAGTTGGCGAGTCTTGGGAAACTGTTGACCAGACACCTTTTTACCATACAAGTAGTGATAAATTAGCGACTCTAGATTTGCCTTACTATCATGAAATGGTAAAGCTCGTAGCTTCTTATACGGCAACTAAGGCGAATATTATAAAGGTACTTTCTTCTGAGGAATTATTAAATAGAAAATTTAGTATTTATCCAAATCCAGTAGATTCAATTTTAAATATCGAAACCGCTATTTCAGAAACGTTAAGCTTAGAATTTTATGATATTAATGGAAAAGTGATTAAAAGACAATCAATAAATAAGGATAACAGTCAGGTCAATATTTCTGAGTTTACCAAAGGTATTTACTTCGTAAATATAATTTCTAGTTTAGGAGAAACTACTTTTAAATTTGTAAAAGAGTAG
- a CDS encoding DoxX family protein, producing the protein MLLSQTYKAEWSTKSKVVFRLVCSYFLLYILLMFTSGLFESLFKWIGKFIFDLTYNFEVSGYGSGDNTYAYITLFVNFVLAIVVTAIWTILQKKRKEYNIFLYWFLVTLRVFLIATMFLYGFVKIFQIQFQEPSFVKLLQPLGEYSPMGLAWTYMGFSKGFGMFAGIMEILGGVLLIWRRTATLGAFIVIGVMTQVAMMNLMFDIPVKLFSIHLIVIAGVIFMTDIKRFTAVFIKNKPAESYDFYYPINTKSFHKTTRNLKLILLPIILVVGCILSYLGNLNISDVNHRPELYGIWETKTFVRNNDTVPPLVTDSHRWRYLLIERKDKAIVKTMTDKLVNHTFITDTLDNRISVYSQYGIKDSLNFQYTLENSKYLKLFGTLENDSLVITLIKKDLNKYPLKSRGFRWINERPYNK; encoded by the coding sequence ATGCTACTCTCACAAACATACAAAGCTGAATGGTCTACTAAAAGCAAAGTTGTCTTTAGGCTTGTATGTTCATATTTTTTGCTATATATCTTATTGATGTTTACTAGTGGTTTATTTGAATCACTATTTAAATGGATAGGGAAATTTATTTTTGACCTAACTTATAACTTTGAAGTTAGCGGCTATGGTAGCGGTGATAATACTTATGCCTATATCACTCTTTTTGTAAACTTTGTTTTAGCTATAGTTGTAACCGCAATTTGGACCATACTTCAGAAAAAAAGAAAAGAATACAATATATTTCTCTACTGGTTTTTAGTGACACTGAGAGTTTTTCTCATAGCTACAATGTTCCTGTATGGCTTTGTGAAAATTTTTCAAATTCAATTTCAAGAACCCTCTTTTGTTAAATTACTTCAGCCTTTAGGTGAATACTCTCCAATGGGTTTGGCATGGACTTATATGGGTTTTTCTAAAGGTTTTGGAATGTTTGCTGGAATTATGGAAATTCTTGGAGGTGTATTACTAATATGGAGAAGAACTGCAACACTTGGCGCTTTTATCGTAATTGGTGTAATGACCCAAGTTGCTATGATGAATTTGATGTTTGACATACCAGTAAAATTATTCTCAATTCATTTAATAGTCATAGCAGGTGTTATTTTTATGACCGATATTAAAAGATTCACGGCAGTTTTTATAAAAAACAAACCTGCTGAATCCTATGATTTCTATTATCCTATTAATACAAAGAGCTTTCATAAAACTACTAGAAACTTAAAACTAATACTTCTTCCTATAATATTAGTAGTAGGATGTATCCTAAGTTATTTAGGAAACTTAAATATTAGTGATGTAAATCATAGACCCGAACTCTATGGTATTTGGGAGACTAAAACTTTTGTTAGAAATAATGATACCGTTCCGCCTTTGGTTACAGACTCACATCGTTGGCGTTATCTATTAATTGAGCGTAAGGATAAGGCTATAGTAAAAACAATGACAGACAAATTAGTAAATCATACTTTTATAACCGATACCTTAGACAATAGGATATCGGTTTATAGTCAATATGGAATTAAGGATAGTTTAAACTTTCAGTATACATTAGAAAATTCTAAATATCTGAAACTATTTGGCACTTTAGAAAATGATAGTCTTGTAATTACTCTAATAAAAAAAGATTTAAACAAATATCCTCTTAAGTCAAGAGGTTTCCGTTGGATAAATGAGCGTCCGTATAACAAATAA
- a CDS encoding dipeptidase, with translation MASIQSYISDHKERFLSELVDLLKIPSISADSAYKNDVLKTANVIKLSLEKAGCEQVEVCETDGYPIVYGEKIIDPNLPTVLVYGHYDVQPPDPLDLWDSPPFEPVIKNTELHPEGAIFARGACDDKGQMYMHVKAMEFMTSQNELPCNVKFMIEGEEEVGSVNLAHYVKANREKLKNDVILISDTGMIAKDVPSITTGLRGLSYVEVEVTGPNRDLHSGLYGGAVANPINILTKMIASLHDENNHITIPGFYDKVENLSDAERAEMAKAPFSLEDYKKALDIDAVYGEKGYSTNERNSIRPTLDVNGIWGGYTGEGAKTVIASKAYAKISMRLVPNQDWEEITELFKSHFESIAPNGAKVKVTPHHGGQGYVTPIDSIGYKAASKAYEKTFGKTPIPQRSGGSIPIVSLFEQELKSKTILMGFGLDSDAIHSPNEHFGIWNYLKGIETIPYFYKYFTELKK, from the coding sequence ATGGCTAGTATTCAATCCTATATATCTGACCACAAAGAGAGATTTCTTAGCGAACTTGTAGATTTACTAAAAATTCCGTCAATCAGTGCTGATTCAGCCTATAAAAATGATGTCCTAAAAACAGCTAATGTTATAAAATTAAGTTTAGAAAAAGCAGGCTGTGAACAGGTTGAAGTTTGTGAAACCGATGGTTATCCTATCGTTTATGGCGAAAAAATCATTGACCCTAACTTGCCGACAGTTTTGGTTTATGGTCACTACGATGTACAACCACCAGACCCACTAGATTTATGGGATTCACCTCCTTTTGAGCCCGTTATAAAAAATACAGAATTACATCCTGAAGGTGCAATCTTTGCTCGTGGTGCTTGTGATGATAAAGGGCAAATGTACATGCATGTTAAAGCTATGGAATTTATGACATCTCAAAACGAATTGCCATGCAACGTTAAGTTTATGATTGAAGGCGAAGAAGAAGTCGGTAGCGTTAATCTAGCACATTATGTAAAAGCAAATCGTGAAAAACTTAAAAACGACGTTATACTTATTTCCGATACTGGGATGATAGCCAAAGATGTTCCTTCAATAACTACAGGATTACGTGGTTTAAGTTATGTAGAGGTCGAAGTAACTGGACCAAATCGTGATTTACATTCTGGTTTATATGGTGGTGCAGTAGCAAATCCAATTAATATTTTGACTAAAATGATTGCTTCACTCCATGATGAGAATAATCACATTACCATTCCTGGTTTTTATGATAAAGTAGAAAATCTATCAGATGCTGAACGTGCCGAAATGGCAAAAGCACCATTCTCTTTAGAAGATTATAAAAAAGCATTAGATATAGATGCTGTTTACGGTGAAAAAGGATACTCAACAAACGAGCGTAACTCCATTAGACCTACATTAGATGTTAACGGTATTTGGGGCGGTTACACTGGCGAAGGTGCAAAAACAGTTATTGCAAGTAAAGCTTATGCAAAAATATCCATGCGCTTAGTACCAAATCAAGATTGGGAAGAAATTACAGAGTTATTTAAATCTCATTTTGAGAGTATTGCGCCAAATGGAGCGAAAGTAAAAGTTACTCCGCATCATGGTGGACAAGGTTATGTAACTCCAATAGATAGTATTGGCTATAAAGCTGCATCAAAAGCTTATGAAAAAACGTTTGGAAAAACACCAATACCTCAACGTAGCGGCGGCAGTATTCCTATCGTATCTTTATTTGAACAAGAATTGAAAAGTAAAACTATTCTTATGGGGTTTGGTTTAGATAGTGACGCTATTCACTCTCCAAATGAGCATTTTGGTATTTGGAATTATTTAAAAGGTATCGAGACTATTCCTTACTTTTATAAGTACTTTACAGAACTAAAAAAATAG
- a CDS encoding T9SS type A sorting domain-containing protein → MFGFDISDLKSGIYMVNIKNNRNQTFTSKLIKI, encoded by the coding sequence ATTTTTGGTTTTGATATTAGTGATTTAAAATCTGGTATTTATATGGTTAATATCAAAAATAACCGTAATCAGACTTTTACTTCTAAACTAATTAAGATTTAA
- a CDS encoding GAF domain-containing protein, translated as MDINDNIESPLILKVSFNKYLNQFQRLINADNDFIAANARRILKIADDNPVLRDGFSDTSLFKTYETEIESLLQDAFSPLLTNNEIKTASVPFHDLIFNSSERFKSILKTAGEGFELQIKNMPVDQRYIIACTIILNFCYGYNLNFKRPFFYEIPDANGIMRYYKILYNADFTEIVPKKNVPKITDEDYHQLLDNFENIDLWKEKFPPNSYEFKGFVISNIFDVTDDQSISNIKSTLIGEDKRKDESFMENFHEIFRSLLGLKDIKVGFSIYNEDEDTFERVYGTGMNSFLLNELETAECSDSLCSWSYNRLLKEKKYFSVSDVELMYKRSEDQAPHVRVLHEQGIQSAIFAPIANDQGLMGILEIVSEEPKVLNSINANKLVDVMPFIVSAVERSKNEEENLIEAIIQQECTSIHSSVHWRFEKEARNFIKDQLNGLEPNFNKIAFDNVYPLYGQIDIKGSSEARNSATQKDLTLQLKKIEKIIKEASKSDSLPIYEQYRYQLKRFLEDLKNNFQVDSEQRISAYIKEDIEPVLKHLHTDENLKAQIDDYFKAIDLQTNAIYYHRKDYDDTISIINREMASVLDTKQLEAQDMYPHYYERYKTDGVEHNMYIGESITKENSFNPIYLYNLRLWQLQIMCEMENTYYQMQTQSKFPVHLDVASMILVFSQPLSISFRMDEKQFDVDGTYNARYEIVKKRVDKAFIKGTNERITQKGKITIVYSQKEDEREYLRYVRFLQSKHYLDTDVEILELQDLQAVTGLKAIRVSVLYHKEDNDKAYYTYDDLMKEISA; from the coding sequence TTGGACATTAACGATAACATAGAGTCACCACTTATTCTTAAGGTCAGTTTTAATAAATATTTGAATCAGTTTCAAAGACTTATTAATGCTGACAATGATTTTATTGCTGCAAATGCAAGGCGTATACTAAAAATTGCTGATGATAATCCAGTATTAAGAGATGGTTTTAGCGACACGTCTTTATTTAAAACTTATGAGACTGAAATAGAGAGTTTACTTCAAGACGCATTTAGTCCATTACTAACAAATAATGAGATTAAAACAGCTTCTGTACCATTTCATGATCTTATATTTAATTCATCTGAGCGTTTCAAATCTATTTTAAAAACAGCAGGAGAAGGGTTTGAATTACAAATAAAAAATATGCCTGTAGATCAGAGGTATATAATAGCCTGTACAATTATTCTTAACTTCTGTTACGGATATAATCTTAATTTTAAAAGACCATTTTTTTACGAAATACCTGACGCTAATGGTATTATGCGTTATTATAAAATTCTATATAATGCAGATTTTACAGAAATAGTACCTAAAAAGAATGTTCCTAAAATAACGGATGAAGATTATCACCAATTATTAGATAATTTTGAAAACATAGACCTTTGGAAAGAGAAATTTCCACCAAACAGTTATGAGTTCAAAGGTTTTGTAATATCTAATATTTTTGATGTTACTGATGATCAATCTATATCAAATATTAAGTCCACTTTAATAGGAGAAGATAAAAGAAAAGATGAGAGCTTCATGGAAAATTTTCATGAGATTTTTCGCTCTCTACTTGGTTTAAAGGACATTAAAGTGGGGTTTTCTATTTATAACGAAGACGAAGATACGTTTGAGCGTGTTTATGGAACAGGTATGAATAGCTTTTTACTTAACGAATTAGAAACTGCGGAATGTTCTGACTCATTGTGTAGCTGGTCTTATAATAGATTACTTAAAGAAAAGAAATACTTTTCAGTTTCTGATGTAGAGTTAATGTATAAGCGTTCTGAAGATCAAGCGCCACATGTAAGAGTACTTCATGAACAAGGTATACAAAGTGCCATATTTGCCCCAATAGCAAATGATCAAGGTTTAATGGGTATTTTAGAAATTGTATCAGAAGAACCTAAGGTACTTAATAGCATTAACGCTAATAAACTTGTGGATGTGATGCCGTTTATTGTTTCAGCCGTTGAGCGTAGTAAGAATGAAGAGGAAAATTTAATTGAAGCCATAATTCAGCAAGAATGTACCTCTATTCACTCGAGTGTGCATTGGCGTTTTGAAAAAGAAGCTCGTAATTTTATAAAAGACCAACTCAATGGTCTAGAACCAAACTTCAATAAAATAGCGTTTGATAATGTATATCCACTTTATGGACAAATTGATATCAAAGGCTCATCAGAAGCAAGGAATTCTGCAACCCAGAAAGATTTAACACTGCAATTAAAGAAAATTGAAAAAATAATAAAAGAAGCTTCTAAATCAGATAGTCTGCCTATATATGAACAGTATCGTTACCAGCTAAAACGATTTTTAGAAGATTTGAAAAATAATTTTCAGGTAGATAGCGAGCAGCGTATTTCAGCCTATATAAAAGAAGACATTGAGCCAGTTTTAAAGCATCTTCACACAGATGAAAATTTAAAAGCTCAAATAGATGATTATTTTAAGGCCATTGATTTACAAACCAATGCTATATATTATCACCGTAAAGATTATGATGATACCATTTCTATAATTAATAGAGAAATGGCTTCGGTTTTAGATACCAAGCAATTAGAAGCTCAAGATATGTATCCTCATTATTACGAGCGATATAAGACTGATGGTGTTGAGCATAACATGTATATTGGTGAGTCAATTACTAAGGAAAATAGTTTCAATCCAATTTATCTTTACAATCTTAGATTGTGGCAATTGCAGATAATGTGTGAAATGGAAAATACCTATTATCAGATGCAAACGCAATCAAAATTTCCAGTTCACTTAGACGTTGCATCAATGATTTTAGTATTTAGTCAACCACTGTCTATAAGCTTTAGAATGGATGAAAAGCAGTTTGATGTAGATGGTACATATAATGCTAGATACGAAATTGTAAAAAAGCGAGTTGATAAAGCGTTTATAAAAGGCACAAACGAACGTATTACTCAAAAAGGGAAAATTACAATAGTATATTCTCAAAAAGAAGACGAGAGAGAATATTTGAGATACGTTAGATTTTTACAATCAAAACATTATTTAGATACAGATGTCGAAATTTTAGAGCTTCAGGATTTGCAAGCAGTAACGGGTCTAAAAGCAATTAGGGTAAGTGTATTATACCATAAAGAAGATAATGACAAAGCGTATTATACTTATGATGATTTAATGAAAGAAATAAGTGCCTAA
- a CDS encoding Pycsar system effector family protein — METLIKKAEDFVTKFLNDNLDSKFVYHNLAHTQRVVNKAKDLAKESNLSETEQHQLILAAWFHDTGFTKTIKGHEKESAKIAKAFLKENNGSEEDIKAISKIILATEMAYEPKTNLEGIIRDADCAHISSKNYDNYASLLRKEWELTLGKKIPKSEWIEENINFLTNHTFYSSLAASKWEGRKGKNLANLIQSQNKIKASTEKLKQKKAELKFKKEKLDLPDRGIETMFRVALRNHITLSDIADTKANILLSVNAIIISVALSNLLPKLDNPSNTYLIYPTLIFMTSTVASIVLSVMATRPNVTKGKFTKEDVANKKVNLLFFGNFHQMKLDEFEWAMTEMMKDKDYLYGSLTKDLYFLGLVLNRKYNLLRTTYTVFIIGLVISVIAFAISFAVSGNPA, encoded by the coding sequence ATGGAAACACTTATAAAAAAGGCTGAAGATTTTGTAACAAAGTTCTTAAATGACAATCTAGACTCCAAGTTTGTATATCATAATCTAGCACATACTCAACGTGTTGTTAATAAGGCTAAAGATTTAGCTAAAGAAAGTAATCTCTCCGAAACCGAACAACACCAGCTTATTTTAGCAGCTTGGTTTCATGACACAGGATTTACAAAAACCATAAAAGGACACGAAAAAGAAAGCGCAAAAATAGCCAAAGCCTTTTTAAAAGAAAATAATGGTTCTGAAGAAGATATTAAAGCAATCTCTAAAATCATTCTTGCAACAGAAATGGCTTATGAGCCTAAAACTAACCTCGAAGGTATTATTAGAGATGCTGACTGTGCTCATATATCTAGTAAAAATTATGATAATTACGCATCCTTATTACGCAAAGAGTGGGAATTAACTTTGGGTAAAAAAATACCTAAATCAGAGTGGATTGAAGAGAATATTAACTTTTTGACCAACCATACTTTCTATTCTTCTTTAGCAGCAAGTAAATGGGAAGGTAGAAAAGGTAAAAATCTAGCTAATCTTATACAGAGTCAAAACAAAATCAAAGCATCTACTGAAAAACTAAAACAGAAAAAGGCAGAATTAAAATTTAAAAAGGAGAAATTAGATTTACCAGACCGTGGCATTGAGACCATGTTCCGGGTTGCATTAAGAAATCATATAACACTCAGCGATATTGCGGATACAAAAGCCAATATTTTACTATCTGTTAATGCAATTATTATATCTGTTGCCTTGTCTAATTTATTACCAAAATTAGATAATCCTTCAAATACATATCTAATCTATCCGACACTTATTTTTATGACGTCTACAGTAGCGTCTATTGTACTTTCTGTTATGGCTACTAGGCCAAATGTGACCAAAGGTAAGTTTACTAAAGAAGATGTTGCTAACAAAAAGGTCAATCTTTTATTCTTTGGAAATTTTCATCAAATGAAACTCGATGAGTTTGAATGGGCTATGACCGAAATGATGAAAGACAAAGACTATCTTTATGGTTCTCTTACTAAAGATTTATACTTTTTAGGATTAGTATTAAACAGAAAATACAACTTACTGCGAACAACTTATACTGTATTTATAATAGGCTTAGTCATAAGTGTAATAGCTTTTGCTATATCTTTTGCAGTATCAGGAAACCCAGCTTAG
- a CDS encoding DUF427 domain-containing protein: MKAIWNNKIIAESNDTIVIEGNHYFPHNSINKAYFKTSDTHTVCPWKGTASYYTIDVDGKQNLDAAWFYPEVSELAKHIKNRVAFWRGITIQE; encoded by the coding sequence ATGAAAGCAATTTGGAATAACAAGATAATAGCCGAAAGTAATGATACCATAGTCATTGAAGGTAATCATTATTTTCCTCACAATAGTATCAATAAAGCCTATTTTAAAACCAGTGATACGCATACAGTCTGCCCTTGGAAAGGTACAGCTTCGTATTATACCATAGATGTTGATGGAAAACAAAATCTCGATGCTGCTTGGTTTTATCCTGAGGTTTCAGAATTGGCAAAGCACATAAAAAACAGAGTTGCGTTTTGGCGAGGTATAACCATTCAAGAATAG
- a CDS encoding bifunctional alpha/beta hydrolase/OsmC family protein, whose protein sequence is MKSQKLKIENRNGITLHAHLELPANQKPNYYTIFAHCFTCSSSLSAVRNVSRALTQDGFAVVRFDFTGLGRSEGEFADSHFSANVDDLLDVHAYMTQHFDAPSLLVGHSLGGAAVLVAASKIKAIKAVATIGAPADVEHVKHLFSHGIDEVKEKGEAQVNIGGRPFKINTSFVEAFDKTDLPKIVKDLRKPLLILHSPIDTIVGINNAEKLYISAHHPKSFITLDDADHLLSKERDSLYVGEVIGTWVKRYFPQIENTMLDTEGEQLVGHLNIVEDNFTTSIQTKNHTMIADEPASIGGSDFGPSPYEYLNAALAACTVMTLKMYAERKKWDLQEVFVYISHSRVHSDDLNVSVDKPKYLDHISKKLKFVGNLDNQQKERLKEIASRCPVHKTIASEVIFDTKILD, encoded by the coding sequence ATGAAAAGTCAAAAACTAAAAATCGAAAATCGAAACGGAATTACGTTGCATGCTCATTTAGAGTTACCAGCAAATCAAAAACCAAATTACTACACCATTTTTGCACATTGTTTTACTTGTAGTAGTAGTTTGAGTGCAGTCCGAAATGTAAGCAGAGCATTAACTCAAGACGGTTTTGCGGTGGTTCGTTTTGATTTTACAGGATTAGGTAGAAGCGAAGGTGAGTTTGCGGACAGTCATTTTTCAGCAAATGTAGACGACCTATTAGATGTACACGCTTATATGACTCAACATTTTGATGCACCTAGTTTATTAGTTGGTCATTCCTTAGGTGGTGCAGCAGTTTTAGTCGCAGCCTCAAAAATAAAAGCGATAAAAGCAGTTGCAACAATCGGAGCTCCTGCAGACGTAGAACATGTAAAACACTTGTTTTCTCATGGAATTGATGAGGTGAAAGAAAAAGGAGAAGCTCAGGTAAATATTGGTGGACGTCCTTTTAAGATAAACACCAGTTTTGTTGAAGCTTTTGATAAGACAGACTTACCAAAGATTGTTAAAGATCTCAGAAAACCATTGTTGATTTTGCATTCTCCAATAGACACCATTGTAGGCATAAATAATGCTGAAAAATTATATATCAGTGCACATCATCCCAAGAGTTTTATAACGTTAGATGATGCAGACCATTTATTGTCTAAAGAACGAGATAGTTTGTATGTAGGAGAAGTTATCGGTACTTGGGTGAAACGTTATTTTCCTCAAATAGAAAATACAATGTTAGATACAGAAGGTGAGCAGCTAGTTGGTCATCTAAATATAGTCGAAGATAATTTTACGACTTCCATACAAACAAAGAATCATACAATGATTGCTGACGAACCTGCTAGTATTGGAGGTAGCGATTTTGGTCCTTCACCATACGAATACCTAAACGCAGCTTTAGCCGCATGTACAGTCATGACACTAAAAATGTACGCAGAGCGTAAGAAATGGGATTTACAAGAAGTCTTTGTGTATATTTCGCATTCTAGAGTTCATAGTGATGACTTAAATGTAAGCGTAGATAAGCCAAAATATTTAGATCATATCAGCAAAAAACTAAAATTTGTTGGTAACTTAGACAATCAGCAAAAAGAAAGATTGAAAGAGATTGCATCGCGTTGCCCAGTTCATAAAACAATTGCTAGCGAAGTTATTTTTGACACAAAAATATTAGACTAA
- the egtB gene encoding ergothioneine biosynthesis protein EgtB yields the protein METQTATETLKDRFLKIREKTESICASLEIDDFSTQPVDFVSPPKWHLGHTTWFFEQFVLSEYKKDYRLFCEDFAYCFNSYYNNVGDRILRANRGNMTRPTTNDVFSYRKYVSQQLAEFLEEDINAKVSEVIEIGLQHEQQHQELLTYDIKYILGNQPFFPVLKTDIQLQPEKDKGFVAISEGIYEIGHKGKGFSFDNEHGVHKTYIHDCEISSTLVTNGEFIEFIEDSGYSNFNLWHADGWDWVKTNNIKAPMYWYKHKGVWKHYTLKGLVEIDSSLPISHISFYEAWAFAEWKGMRLPTEFEWEVASKHLNYGQLWEWTNSAYLPYPNYQKAEGAIGEYNGKFMVNTMVMRGASLATPKNHSRPTYRNFFTPDTRWHFSGIRLAK from the coding sequence TTGGAAACACAAACTGCAACAGAAACATTAAAAGACCGTTTTTTAAAGATTAGAGAAAAAACAGAAAGTATTTGTGCGTCTCTAGAAATTGATGACTTTTCTACTCAGCCAGTGGACTTTGTCTCACCTCCAAAATGGCATTTGGGTCATACGACATGGTTTTTTGAACAGTTTGTATTATCAGAATATAAAAAAGATTATCGTCTTTTTTGCGAGGACTTCGCTTACTGTTTTAACAGTTATTATAATAATGTTGGAGATCGTATTTTAAGAGCAAACCGCGGTAATATGACACGTCCAACAACTAATGATGTATTTAGTTACCGTAAATATGTAAGCCAACAGCTTGCAGAATTTTTAGAAGAAGATATAAATGCAAAAGTTTCAGAGGTTATTGAAATTGGTTTGCAACACGAGCAACAACACCAAGAGTTATTGACTTATGACATAAAATATATATTAGGTAATCAGCCATTTTTCCCGGTTTTAAAAACAGATATTCAATTACAACCAGAAAAAGACAAAGGATTTGTTGCTATTAGCGAAGGTATTTATGAAATAGGTCATAAAGGCAAAGGGTTTAGTTTTGATAACGAACATGGGGTTCATAAAACATATATTCACGATTGTGAAATATCGAGTACTTTAGTGACTAATGGAGAATTTATAGAGTTTATTGAAGATAGTGGTTACTCAAACTTTAATCTATGGCATGCAGATGGTTGGGATTGGGTAAAAACAAATAATATTAAAGCGCCAATGTATTGGTATAAGCATAAAGGTGTTTGGAAACATTACACATTAAAAGGTCTTGTTGAGATTGATTCGAGCTTGCCAATAAGCCATATCAGTTTTTATGAAGCATGGGCTTTTGCCGAGTGGAAAGGGATGCGTTTACCGACCGAATTTGAGTGGGAAGTTGCTTCGAAACATCTTAATTATGGTCAATTATGGGAATGGACCAATAGTGCTTACTTACCTTATCCAAATTATCAAAAAGCTGAAGGTGCTATAGGCGAATATAATGGTAAGTTTATGGTTAACACAATGGTCATGAGAGGCGCATCACTTGCAACACCAAAAAATCATAGCAGACCAACTTACAGAAACTTTTTTACACCAGATACCAGATGGCACTTTTCTGGAATACGACTTGCTAAATAA